In Chryseobacterium shigense, the following proteins share a genomic window:
- a CDS encoding aminoacyl-histidine dipeptidase, which produces MELSNIEPQIIWKNFSKLNAVPRPSKKEERVIAFIREFGENLGLETTVDGVGNVIIRKPATAGMENRKSVVLQSHLDMVCQKNNDVNFDFETEGIKMEIDGDWVKAKGTTLGADNGLGVATIMSVLESSDIPHPALEALFTIDEETGMTGALGLKPGQLTGDILLNLDTEEDDEIDIGCAGGVDVTINQNYGTEAAKGQIVRIEVKGLQGGHSGMDIHKGFGNSNIILGRLLYSGLAKQNIQLISVDGGGLRNAIPREATALISVRNAQEFIVEATDLKKQILEEFTTVEPGIHINIENSTTSDKAISEEDSKKIILTLKSLHNGVYRMSPDVKDLVEASNNVARVELKGGELKILNLTRSSVDSSKYSVAEQLKSVAELAGMNVEFSGSYPGWKPKPGSEIVQLMEKIYTEKFGEKPHVVACHAGLECGIIGANYPQMEMVSFGPTIRGAHSPDEKANIPSAQKFWSFTKDILANIPQK; this is translated from the coding sequence ATGGAATTATCTAATATAGAACCGCAGATAATCTGGAAAAATTTCTCCAAATTAAATGCAGTTCCAAGACCGTCTAAAAAAGAAGAAAGAGTAATTGCCTTCATCAGGGAATTTGGTGAAAATCTGGGATTGGAAACTACTGTAGACGGAGTAGGAAATGTTATCATCAGGAAACCCGCAACTGCCGGGATGGAAAACCGTAAATCCGTTGTGCTCCAGTCACATCTGGATATGGTATGCCAGAAGAATAATGATGTTAATTTTGACTTCGAAACAGAAGGAATCAAAATGGAGATTGACGGAGACTGGGTAAAAGCAAAAGGAACCACTTTGGGAGCCGATAACGGTTTGGGAGTGGCAACTATCATGTCTGTTCTTGAAAGTTCAGATATTCCCCACCCTGCTCTGGAAGCACTTTTCACAATCGATGAAGAAACCGGTATGACAGGTGCTCTTGGCTTAAAGCCGGGACAGCTTACAGGTGACATTCTCTTAAACCTTGATACAGAAGAAGATGATGAAATTGATATTGGCTGTGCGGGCGGTGTAGATGTAACAATTAATCAAAATTACGGAACAGAAGCTGCAAAAGGACAGATTGTAAGAATTGAGGTAAAAGGCCTTCAGGGAGGGCATTCCGGGATGGATATCCATAAAGGTTTCGGGAACTCCAATATTATTCTGGGAAGACTTCTTTACAGCGGTCTGGCTAAACAGAATATTCAACTGATTTCCGTAGATGGAGGCGGATTGAGAAATGCAATTCCAAGAGAAGCTACAGCATTGATTTCTGTGAGAAATGCCCAGGAATTTATTGTTGAGGCTACTGATCTTAAAAAACAGATTTTAGAAGAATTTACCACTGTAGAACCGGGAATTCATATCAATATTGAAAATTCTACAACTTCTGACAAAGCTATTTCAGAAGAGGATTCAAAGAAGATCATTCTTACATTAAAATCCCTTCATAATGGAGTTTACAGAATGAGTCCCGATGTAAAAGATCTTGTAGAAGCTTCCAACAATGTAGCCAGAGTAGAATTAAAGGGTGGTGAACTTAAGATTTTAAACCTTACCAGATCATCTGTAGATTCATCCAAATATTCTGTGGCCGAACAATTAAAATCCGTGGCGGAATTAGCCGGAATGAATGTTGAATTCAGCGGTTCTTATCCGGGATGGAAACCGAAACCGGGTTCTGAGATTGTTCAGCTGATGGAAAAAATCTACACAGAAAAATTCGGTGAAAAGCCTCATGTAGTAGCTTGTCATGCCGGATTGGAATGCGGTATCATCGGAGCCAATTATCCTCAGATGGAAATGGTGAGTTTCGGTCCTACAATCAGGGGAGCACACTCTCCGGATGAGAAAGCTAATATCCCTTCTGCACAGAAATTCTGGAGCTTTACTAAAGATATTTTAGCGAATATTCCTCAGAAATAA
- the recR gene encoding recombination mediator RecR yields the protein MDYPSKVLAKAVDEISGLPGIGRKTALRLALHLLKQPSSRAVGLGNSLINLVNEIKYCKECHNFSDFDVCEICSNEKRNGELICIVEDVRDVIAIENTGKFTGKYLILGGKISPMEGVGPNQLNIPSIERKLNEGAVREFIFALSATMEGDTTAYYIYKKFKSFNVNFSSIARGISVGDELEYADEVSLGRSIINRLPYNERD from the coding sequence ATGGATTACCCTAGTAAAGTTTTAGCAAAAGCTGTAGACGAAATTTCAGGACTGCCCGGAATCGGGAGAAAAACAGCGTTGAGACTGGCGTTACACCTGCTGAAACAGCCCAGTTCCAGAGCGGTGGGGCTTGGAAACTCATTAATCAACCTTGTTAATGAAATAAAATACTGTAAAGAATGCCATAATTTTTCAGATTTTGATGTTTGTGAGATCTGTAGCAATGAAAAAAGAAACGGTGAGCTTATCTGCATTGTTGAAGATGTACGTGATGTAATTGCCATTGAAAACACAGGGAAATTTACCGGGAAATACCTGATTTTAGGCGGGAAAATATCACCAATGGAAGGTGTTGGCCCCAATCAGCTGAATATTCCCAGTATTGAAAGAAAACTGAATGAAGGTGCAGTGAGGGAATTTATTTTTGCTTTAAGCGCTACTATGGAAGGTGATACAACAGCGTATTATATCTATAAAAAATTTAAAAGCTTTAATGTGAATTTCTCAAGTATTGCCAGAGGAATTTCAGTAGGTGATGAGCTGGAATATGCAGATGAGGTGTCTTTGGGAAGATCTATCATTAACAGGTTACCGTATAACGAAAGGGATTAA
- a CDS encoding glycosyltransferase family 2 protein: MKLSVIIVNYNVTGLLRNCLLSIRKYAEGENYEVIVIDNASTDTSWGDLIPEFPKVHFISSEHNDGFAVANNKAVKTAAGEYVLLLNPDTELEGFYMEDLLDFADSKTDFGCLGVRMHDAEGNFLPESKRSVPDMFNSFEKLFTNFKRSNSKSYYRNDIDENAIAEVDVVTGAFLLIKKDVYEKAGGLDETYFMYGEDIDLCYTLLRNGYKNYYYGKASLLHHKGESTVKDEVYLERFYGAMQIFIDKYYKAPKPLQYSFLKAGLRLRHKIEKIKLK; the protein is encoded by the coding sequence ATGAAGCTGTCAGTAATTATTGTTAATTATAATGTCACAGGGCTGTTGAGAAACTGCCTTCTTTCTATCCGGAAATATGCAGAAGGGGAGAATTATGAAGTAATTGTTATAGATAATGCATCAACGGATACATCCTGGGGAGATCTTATTCCTGAATTCCCGAAAGTACATTTTATATCCTCTGAACATAATGATGGCTTTGCTGTAGCCAATAACAAAGCTGTAAAGACAGCAGCCGGAGAATACGTCCTTCTTTTAAATCCTGATACTGAACTGGAAGGATTTTATATGGAAGATCTGCTGGATTTTGCAGACTCCAAAACAGATTTTGGATGTTTAGGTGTAAGGATGCATGATGCGGAAGGAAACTTTCTGCCTGAAAGCAAACGTTCCGTACCGGATATGTTCAATTCTTTTGAGAAGCTGTTTACGAATTTTAAAAGAAGCAATTCAAAATCCTATTACAGAAATGATATTGATGAAAATGCAATTGCTGAAGTAGATGTGGTGACCGGAGCCTTTTTATTGATTAAAAAAGATGTTTACGAAAAAGCAGGAGGCCTTGATGAAACATATTTTATGTACGGAGAAGATATTGATCTCTGCTATACTTTATTGAGAAACGGGTACAAAAATTATTATTACGGTAAAGCTTCTCTGCTGCATCATAAAGGAGAGAGTACTGTTAAAGATGAGGTATATCTTGAGCGGTTTTATGGGGCTATGCAGATCTTTATAGATAAGTACTATAAAGCACCCAAACCATTGCAGTACTCATTTTTAAAAGCAGGGCTGAGGCTTCGCCATAAGATAGAAAAGATTAAGCTAAAATAA
- the secG gene encoding preprotein translocase subunit SecG — MDTIFTLLMVLIMIASVLLVIIVMAQNPKGGGLSSTFGGASSAQFGVQRTNDFMEKATWTLGAVIIVLILISVVITGKPATVAPTQQPVKKETSAPAKQSAPAATTTAPAQTPAAPAK, encoded by the coding sequence ATGGATACTATATTTACACTATTGATGGTTCTTATTATGATTGCCAGCGTTTTATTGGTGATCATCGTTATGGCTCAAAATCCAAAAGGAGGAGGCTTATCCAGTACTTTCGGAGGTGCATCATCTGCGCAGTTCGGGGTACAGAGAACCAATGATTTCATGGAAAAAGCAACATGGACTCTGGGCGCAGTAATCATCGTTCTTATTCTTATAAGCGTTGTGATCACAGGTAAACCTGCTACAGTAGCTCCGACACAGCAACCGGTGAAGAAAGAAACTTCAGCTCCCGCGAAGCAGTCTGCTCCTGCAGCTACTACCACTGCTCCGGCTCAGACACCTGCAGCTCCGGCAAAATAA
- a CDS encoding M16 family metallopeptidase translates to MKKQLTYIAAAFLFAGTVSAQKIDINAMPKPGPTPAINIAKPKTFQLSNGLTVMVVENNKLPRVNTTLSMDRPPFFEGNVAGVSSIMAEQFENGTTNLSKEDFNKKVDYLGANLNFSSNGAFANSLSKYFPEVLGLMADAIINPKFSAEEIQNSKERAVEGLKSEEKNASSIASKVSNALMYGKNTARGEFETVETINKIQLGDVQNVYKKYYAPDNAYLVIVGDVKFDQVKPLVEKAFSGWKKANTPVTPLEPASNLAKTEINVVDVPSAVQSVVSVNNLNNLKMKDPNYFAAIMANYILGGGGEARLFMNLREKNGFTYGAYSDMNAGKYSSDFSADASVRNEVTDKAVKEFMNELNAISTVKPEELANAKAKLKGSFIMSLEKPETVAKFALNQKVQDLPSDFYTNYLKSIDKVSAADISNAVKTNILPNQSRIFIAGKASDISEGLEKLGYPVKYYDKEANPVAKPAAQKADANVTVGSVADKYINAIGGAAAVQKVTSISADATTKVQGMDMAMKMIHAKGGKMAMNISMMGNTIQKIVFDGKDGYMEVQGQKKPFDDKQKSEMTKETELFPELGFAKNPALKLAGIEKYNNEDSYVVKADKATYYYSVSTGLKTGEVKAGEGGSIPTSYANYKDVSGVKLPFTIIQNMGGMDINLAVQSYLLNQAKDSDFK, encoded by the coding sequence ATGAAAAAGCAATTAACATATATAGCTGCAGCGTTTTTATTCGCAGGAACGGTTTCAGCACAAAAAATTGACATTAATGCAATGCCAAAGCCGGGACCTACTCCCGCAATCAATATTGCAAAGCCAAAAACGTTCCAGCTGAGCAACGGCCTTACGGTAATGGTTGTGGAAAATAACAAATTACCGAGAGTAAACACTACCCTTTCCATGGACAGACCTCCTTTCTTTGAAGGAAATGTAGCCGGAGTAAGTTCTATTATGGCCGAACAGTTCGAAAACGGAACCACTAACTTAAGTAAAGAGGATTTTAACAAAAAAGTAGATTATCTGGGAGCCAATCTGAATTTTTCTTCCAATGGTGCTTTTGCGAATTCCCTTTCAAAATATTTCCCTGAGGTACTGGGCTTAATGGCAGATGCCATCATCAATCCGAAATTCTCTGCTGAAGAAATTCAGAATTCAAAAGAAAGAGCTGTAGAAGGATTAAAATCTGAAGAAAAAAATGCTTCTTCCATTGCCTCTAAGGTTTCCAATGCATTAATGTATGGCAAAAATACGGCAAGAGGTGAATTTGAAACTGTAGAAACTATCAACAAAATCCAGTTAGGCGACGTACAAAACGTTTATAAAAAATATTATGCTCCTGACAATGCTTATCTGGTGATTGTGGGAGATGTGAAATTCGATCAGGTAAAGCCTTTGGTAGAGAAAGCTTTCAGCGGATGGAAAAAAGCCAATACCCCTGTTACTCCTCTGGAACCAGCTTCTAATCTTGCCAAAACAGAAATTAATGTGGTAGACGTTCCTTCAGCTGTACAGTCTGTAGTTTCGGTGAATAACCTGAACAACCTTAAAATGAAGGACCCTAACTATTTTGCTGCTATAATGGCCAACTATATCTTAGGCGGTGGCGGCGAAGCAAGACTTTTCATGAACCTTCGTGAGAAGAACGGATTTACTTACGGGGCTTATTCAGATATGAATGCCGGTAAATATTCTTCTGATTTCTCAGCTGATGCAAGCGTAAGAAATGAGGTTACAGATAAAGCGGTGAAGGAATTCATGAATGAACTTAATGCTATTTCAACCGTAAAACCTGAAGAACTTGCCAATGCAAAGGCTAAACTGAAAGGTTCTTTCATCATGTCTCTGGAGAAACCGGAAACTGTTGCAAAATTCGCTTTGAACCAAAAAGTTCAGGATCTGCCTTCTGATTTCTATACCAATTATTTGAAGTCAATTGACAAGGTATCTGCCGCGGATATTTCCAATGCAGTAAAAACGAATATCCTGCCTAATCAAAGTAGAATTTTCATCGCCGGTAAAGCTTCTGATATCTCTGAAGGGCTTGAAAAACTGGGTTATCCTGTAAAATATTACGATAAGGAAGCTAATCCTGTCGCCAAACCAGCTGCACAAAAAGCTGATGCTAATGTTACTGTTGGTTCCGTTGCTGATAAATATATCAATGCTATCGGAGGCGCAGCAGCTGTTCAGAAAGTCACATCCATCTCTGCTGATGCTACAACTAAGGTGCAGGGAATGGATATGGCGATGAAAATGATTCATGCCAAAGGTGGAAAAATGGCCATGAACATCAGTATGATGGGCAATACCATCCAGAAAATCGTTTTTGATGGAAAAGACGGATATATGGAAGTTCAGGGACAGAAAAAACCTTTTGATGATAAACAGAAAAGTGAAATGACAAAAGAAACGGAACTTTTTCCTGAATTAGGTTTTGCTAAAAATCCGGCGTTAAAATTAGCCGGAATAGAAAAATACAACAATGAAGATTCTTACGTAGTAAAAGCAGATAAAGCAACGTATTACTATAGCGTAAGCACAGGTCTGAAAACCGGAGAAGTAAAAGCTGGTGAAGGAGGCTCTATTCCTACAAGCTATGCTAATTACAAAGATGTTTCAGGTGTAAAATTACCTTTTACGATCATCCAGAATATGGGTGGTATGGATATTAACCTGGCTGTACAGTCTTATCTCTTAAATCAGGCTAAAGATTCTGATTTTAAATAA
- a CDS encoding M16 family metallopeptidase yields MKKRLLSAAAVAFFGMVLNAQQIKFEEYDLPNGLHVILHQDNSAPVVTTGVMYHVGAKDEVKGRTGFAHFFEHLLFEGTPNIKRGDWFKIVSSNGGQNNANTTNDRTYYFETFPSNNEQLGLWMESERMRHAVINQVGVDTQREVVKEEKRLRMDNQPYGNLFPTIQKNLFTNHPYNWPTIGSMEDLNSAKLEEFQAFYKKYYVPNNATLVVAGDIKPEQTKKWIQDYYGAIPKGTLYPKDFPKDAPITQEKEVTATDPNIQLPAYIFAYRTPANKEKDAYVLDMLSSYLSNGKSSVLYKKLVDQDKKALAVQAFNQGLEDYSIFAFFAIPMGQTTKQTLQSDIDAEIKKLQTTLISEEDYQKLQNQYENQFVNANSSIQGIAASLATNHVLMGDTNLINKEIDIYRSITRQDLQNAAKKYLNSNQRVIINYVPEKK; encoded by the coding sequence ATGAAAAAACGACTTCTTTCTGCTGCTGCTGTAGCTTTCTTCGGAATGGTACTGAACGCACAGCAAATAAAATTCGAAGAGTATGACCTGCCGAACGGTCTTCATGTAATTCTTCATCAGGATAATTCTGCACCGGTAGTAACAACAGGTGTAATGTACCACGTAGGTGCAAAGGATGAAGTAAAAGGAAGAACGGGTTTTGCCCACTTCTTCGAACACCTTCTGTTTGAAGGAACGCCTAATATCAAAAGAGGTGACTGGTTCAAGATCGTTTCTTCCAACGGGGGACAAAACAACGCCAACACTACGAATGACAGAACGTATTACTTTGAAACTTTCCCTTCCAATAACGAACAGTTAGGACTTTGGATGGAATCTGAAAGAATGCGTCATGCCGTAATTAACCAGGTGGGAGTAGACACTCAGAGAGAAGTTGTAAAAGAAGAGAAAAGATTAAGAATGGATAACCAGCCTTATGGAAACCTTTTCCCTACCATTCAGAAAAACTTATTTACGAATCACCCGTACAACTGGCCTACCATCGGTTCTATGGAAGATCTTAATTCTGCAAAACTGGAAGAATTCCAGGCTTTTTATAAAAAATACTACGTTCCGAACAATGCCACATTAGTAGTGGCGGGAGACATCAAGCCTGAACAGACTAAAAAATGGATCCAGGATTATTACGGAGCTATTCCAAAAGGAACGCTTTATCCTAAGGACTTCCCGAAAGATGCTCCTATCACCCAGGAAAAAGAAGTAACGGCTACAGACCCGAATATCCAGCTTCCTGCCTATATTTTTGCATACAGAACTCCGGCCAACAAAGAAAAAGATGCTTATGTTCTGGATATGCTTTCATCTTACCTGAGCAATGGTAAATCTTCAGTTTTATACAAAAAATTGGTAGATCAGGATAAAAAAGCGCTTGCTGTACAGGCTTTCAACCAGGGGCTTGAAGATTACAGTATTTTCGCATTCTTTGCAATCCCAATGGGACAGACTACAAAGCAGACTTTACAGTCTGATATTGATGCAGAAATCAAAAAGTTACAGACGACCCTGATTTCTGAGGAAGATTATCAGAAGCTTCAGAACCAGTATGAAAATCAGTTTGTAAATGCCAATTCAAGTATTCAGGGAATTGCGGCTTCACTGGCAACAAATCATGTACTGATGGGAGATACCAATTTGATCAACAAGGAAATTGACATTTACAGATCCATCACCAGACAGGACCTGCAGAACGCTGCCAAGAAATATCTGAATTCTAATCAAAGGGTAATCATTAATTACGTTCCTGAAAAAAAGTAA
- a CDS encoding ATP-dependent helicase, producing MDYLKGLNEPQYEAVTSIQGPLMVLAGAGSGKTRVLTMRIAHLIHNGVDPFNILALTFTNKAAREMKERIAKVVGDSNARSLWMGTFHSVFARILRIEAHYLGYPSNFTIYDQQDALNVIRKVLKDMNIDADLYKPKKVQARISTYKNNLITVKAYFNNPELMEADEKANMKFIGKIYQKYVEECFKNGAMDFDDLLLKTNELLTRFPEVLAKYQDRFRYIMVDEYQDTNHSQYLIVKALASKFENICVVGDDAQSIYSFRGANIYNILNFKKDYPDALTVSLEQNYRSTQNIVNAANVVIAKNLQQFKKNVFSDNEEGDKIKIYRSLSDADEANFVAGNIWELRNTDQRKYSDFAILYRTNSQTRAFEDALRRKNIPYKVYGGLSFYQRKEVKDLIAYLRLLINENDSEALMRIINYPTRGIGETTQNKLIVFADAQNIAVSKVLGNLPMYAPQLGLNNGVLNKLNDFWSMIKAFQVLLKTETAYNVAMEVAKRSGLIKFLKDDQTPEGISRVENVQELMNSMQGFIEEQMQLEDGDPGLPNFLENIALSADTQDKNTDEDMVSLMTIHLSKGLEFPVVHLVGLEENLFPSFMSSATREDLEEERRLFYVALTRAEKQVFFSYAVSRFQWGKITDAEPSRFLSEIDEEYIEFLNPALEKRFINNAGIKSNIFDEHPSEQRSFRKVEKKTIEKGDSSKPAPEARKLKPVSTAKIINPSGASSQDIEVGDKVRHDRFGIGEVSFLDGTDPQNIKAKVIFIHEGEKNLILKYAKLTKI from the coding sequence ATGGATTATCTGAAAGGACTCAATGAACCACAATATGAAGCCGTTACCTCTATACAAGGACCACTGATGGTGCTTGCAGGCGCAGGTTCCGGGAAGACACGTGTGCTTACCATGCGTATTGCCCACCTGATCCATAACGGAGTGGATCCCTTCAATATCCTGGCTCTTACCTTTACCAATAAGGCTGCCCGCGAGATGAAAGAACGTATCGCAAAAGTAGTAGGTGACAGCAATGCAAGAAGCTTGTGGATGGGAACTTTTCACTCTGTTTTTGCAAGAATCCTGAGAATTGAGGCCCATTACCTAGGATATCCGTCCAACTTTACCATTTATGATCAGCAGGATGCCCTGAATGTAATCCGGAAAGTACTTAAAGACATGAATATTGATGCCGATCTTTACAAACCTAAAAAAGTTCAGGCAAGAATTTCAACCTACAAGAATAACCTGATCACAGTAAAAGCTTATTTCAACAATCCCGAATTGATGGAGGCGGATGAAAAAGCCAACATGAAATTCATCGGGAAGATCTACCAGAAATATGTAGAAGAATGTTTCAAAAACGGAGCCATGGATTTCGATGATCTATTGTTGAAAACCAATGAACTGCTTACCCGTTTCCCGGAAGTTCTGGCTAAATATCAGGACAGATTCAGATATATCATGGTAGATGAGTACCAGGATACCAACCATTCCCAGTACCTTATTGTAAAAGCACTGGCTTCAAAATTTGAAAACATCTGTGTAGTGGGGGATGATGCCCAGTCCATCTATTCCTTCCGTGGTGCCAATATCTATAATATCTTAAACTTTAAAAAAGATTATCCTGATGCCCTGACGGTTTCCCTGGAGCAGAACTACCGTTCAACTCAGAATATTGTTAATGCGGCCAATGTTGTTATTGCTAAAAACCTTCAGCAGTTTAAAAAGAACGTTTTCAGTGATAATGAAGAAGGCGACAAGATCAAAATATACCGTTCCCTTTCCGATGCTGATGAAGCCAATTTCGTGGCAGGAAATATCTGGGAGCTTAGAAATACCGACCAGAGAAAATACAGTGATTTTGCCATTCTATACAGGACAAACTCACAAACTAGGGCATTTGAAGATGCGCTGAGACGTAAAAATATTCCGTATAAAGTTTACGGGGGACTTTCGTTCTATCAGAGAAAAGAAGTAAAAGACCTTATTGCTTATCTGCGTCTTCTGATCAATGAAAATGATTCGGAGGCACTGATGAGGATTATTAATTATCCTACAAGAGGAATCGGTGAGACCACACAGAACAAGCTGATCGTTTTTGCAGATGCCCAGAACATTGCCGTTTCAAAAGTACTTGGTAATCTGCCGATGTATGCTCCCCAGTTGGGCTTAAACAATGGTGTTTTAAACAAGCTGAATGATTTCTGGTCCATGATCAAAGCATTTCAGGTGTTGCTGAAAACAGAAACAGCCTATAATGTAGCCATGGAAGTTGCCAAACGCAGCGGACTGATTAAATTTTTAAAAGACGACCAGACTCCGGAAGGAATTTCCCGTGTGGAAAACGTTCAGGAACTGATGAACTCCATGCAGGGGTTCATTGAAGAGCAGATGCAGCTGGAAGACGGAGATCCCGGCCTTCCGAATTTCCTTGAAAATATTGCCCTTTCTGCAGATACCCAGGATAAGAATACAGACGAAGATATGGTGTCCCTGATGACTATTCACCTTTCAAAGGGACTGGAATTCCCGGTGGTGCACCTTGTAGGTCTTGAAGAAAACCTTTTCCCGAGCTTTATGAGTTCGGCAACAAGGGAGGATCTGGAAGAAGAAAGACGTCTTTTTTATGTAGCACTGACAAGAGCAGAAAAGCAGGTATTTTTCTCTTATGCCGTTTCCCGTTTCCAGTGGGGGAAAATTACGGATGCAGAACCTTCAAGATTCTTAAGCGAAATAGATGAGGAATATATTGAATTCTTAAACCCGGCTCTGGAAAAAAGGTTTATCAATAACGCAGGAATCAAATCCAATATTTTTGATGAGCATCCTTCCGAGCAACGGTCTTTCAGAAAGGTTGAAAAGAAAACCATTGAAAAAGGAGACAGCTCAAAACCTGCGCCTGAAGCAAGGAAACTAAAACCGGTGAGTACTGCGAAAATTATCAACCCAAGCGGGGCTTCTTCGCAGGATATTGAAGTAGGGGATAAAGTAAGACATGACCGTTTCGGGATCGGAGAAGTTTCTTTCCTGGATGGTACGGACCCGCAGAATATTAAAGCTAAAGTGATTTTCATTCATGAAGGGGAGAAAAACCTTATCTTAAAATATGCCAAGCTTACGAAAATATAA